From Lucilia cuprina isolate Lc7/37 chromosome 4, ASM2204524v1, whole genome shotgun sequence:
gaaaatagaagtgatcacagattatctttattatggctctatctcttctagtttccaagataaatggacttttatgtttttacttaaaaaatcgattttcattaggatatagaagtgatcacagactatctttattttggctctatctcttctagtttccaagataaatatacatttttgttttcactcaaataatcgatagagccaaaataaagataatatgtGATCATTTCTATTtcctaatgaaaatcgattttttgagtgaaaacataaaagtccatttatcttggaaactagaagagatagagccaaaataaagataatctgtgatcacttctatttcctaataaagatcgattgttgagtgaaacataaaagtccatttatcttggaaactagaagagatagagccagaataaagataatctgtgatcacttctatttcctaataaagatcgattttttgagtgaaaacataaaagtccatctatcttggaaactagaagagatagagccaaaataaataatctataatcacttctattttgtaacgaaaatcgaatttttaagtgaaaacataaaagtccatttatcttggaaactagaagagatagagccaaaattttcactcaaaaatcgatttttcgagtgaaaaaataaaagtccatttatcttggaaactagaagagatagagccaaaataaagataatctgtgatcacttctatttcctaataaagatcgattgtttgagtgaaacataaaagtccatttatcttggaaactagaagagatagagccaaaataaagataatctgtgatcacttctatttcttaatgaaaatcgattttttgagtgaaaacataaaagtccatttttcttggaaactagaagagatagagccaaaataaagataatctgtgatcacttctatttcctaatgaaaatcgattttttgagtgaaaacataaaagtccatttatcttggaaactagaagagatagagccataataaagataatctgtgctcacttctatttcccatcaaaaatcgatcttttgagtgaaaacaaactagaagagatagagccaaaataaagataatctgtgatcacttctatttcttaatgaaaatcgattttttgagtgaaaacataaaagtccatttatcttggaaactagaagagatagagccaaaataaagataatctgtgatcacttctatttcctaataaagatcgattgtttgagtgaaaaaattaaagtccatttatcttggaaactagaagagatagagccaaaataaagataatctgtgatcacttctatttcctaataaagatcgattgtttgagtgaaaacataaaagtccatttatcttggaaactagaagagatagccaaaataaagataatctataatcacttctatttcgtaatgaaaatcgattttttgagtgaaaacataaaatatctattgtttgagtgaaaacataaaagtccatttatcttggaaactagaagagatagagccaaaataaagataatctgtgatcaattctatttcctaataaagatcgattgtttgagtgaaaacataaaagtccatttatcttggaaactagaagagatcacTTCGATTTactaatgaaaatcgattttttgagtgaaaacataaaagatctattgtttgagtgaaaacataaaagtccatttatcttggaaactagaagagatagggccaaaacaatgataatctgtgatcactttgatttctcaccaaaaatcgaatttttgagtgaaaacataaaagtgcaaagtgatcacagattatcattgttttggctctatctcttctagtttccaagataaatggacttttatgttttcactcaaaaattcgatttttggtgagaaatcaaAGTGTTCACAGATTAtcataaatggacttttatgttttcactcaaaaattcgatttttggtgagaaatcaaagtttccaagataaatggacttttatgcaTTCACTCAAATAGTCgttttttggtgagaaatcaaagtgatcacagattatcattgttttggccctatctcttctagtttccaagataaatggacttttatggaaattaatggaaatcaaagtgatcacagattatcattgttttggccctatctcttctattttccaagataattggacttttatgttttaactcaaaaattcgatttttggtgagaaatcaaagtgatcacagattatcattgttttggccctatctcttctagtttccaagataaatggacttttatgttttcactcaaaaaatcgatttttggtgagaaatcaaagtgatcacagattatcattgttttggccctatctcttctagttttcaagataaatggacttttatgttttcactcaaaaaatctatttttagtgagaaatcaaagtgatcacagattatcattgttttggtcctatctcttctagtttccaagataaatggacttttatgttttcactcaaaaaatcgatttttggtgagaaatcaaagtgatcacagattatcattgttttggccctatctcttcttgtttccaagataaatggacttttatgttttcgctcaaaaaatcgatttttggtgagaaatcaaagtgatcacagattatctttgtTTTGGTCCTATTTCTTCTagcttccaagataaatggacttttatggaaattaatggaaatcaaagtgatcacagattatcattgttttggccctatctcttctattttccaagataattggacttttatgttttaactcaaaaaatcgatttttggtgagaaatcaaagtgatcacagattatcattgttttggccctatctcttctagtttccaagataaatggacttttatgttttcactcaaataatcgttttttggtgagaaatcaaagtgatcacagattatcattgttttggtcctatctgttctagttttcaagataaatggacttttatgttttcactcaaataattgttttttggtgagaaatcaaagtgatcacagattatcattgttttggccctgcacttgttttcactcaaaaattagatttttggtgagaaatcaaagtaatcacagattatcattgttttggccctatctcttctagtttccaagataaatggacttttatgttttcactcaaataatcgtttttggtgggaaatcaaagtgatcacagattatcattgttttggccctatctcttctagtttccaagataaatggacttttatgttttaactctaagagtcgatttttggtgagaaattaagtaatcacagattatctttgtTTTGgtcctatctcttctagtttccaagataaatggacttttatgttttcactcaaaaaatcgatttttggtgagaaatcaaaatgatcacagattatcattgttttcgccctatctcttctagtttccaagataaatggacttttatgttttcactcaaaaaatcgatttttgttgagaaatcaaagtgatcacagattatcattgttttggccctatctcttctagtttccaagataaatggacttttatgttttcaccttaagaatcgatttttgttgagaaatcaaagtgatcacagattatcattgttttggccctatctcttctagttttcaagataaatggacttttatgttttcactcaaaaaatcgatttttggtgagaaatcaaagtgatcacagattatcattgttttggctctatctattctagtttccaagataaagggacttttatgttttcactcaaatagtcgatttttggtgagaaatcacCAAGaaatcacagattatcattgttttcgccctatctcttctagtttccaagataattggacttttatgttttcactcaaatagtcgatttttggtgagaaatcaaagtgatcacagattatcattgttttggctctatctcttctagtttccaagataaatggacttttatgttttcactcaaatagtcgttttttggtgagaaatcaaagtgatgttttcactcaaaaattcgatttttggtgagaaatcaaagtgatcacagattatcattgctttggctctatctcttctagtttccaagataaatggacttttatgttttcattaaaaaaattgatttttggtgagaaatcaaagtgatcacagattatcattgttttggccctatctcttcgttttttggtgagaaatcaaagtgatcacagattatcattgttttgttcctatctgttctagttttcaagataaatggacttttatgttttcactcaaataatcgttttttggtgagaaatcaaagtgatcacagattatcattgttttggccctatctcttctagtttccaagataaatggacttttatgcattcactcaaaaaatcgatttttggtgagaaatcaaagtgatcacagattatcattgttttggccctatctcttctagattccaagataaatggacttttatgttttcactcaaaaatcgatttttggtgagaaatcaaagtgatcacagattatcattgttttggttctatctgttctagttttcaagataaatgtatgtttatgttttcactcaaataatcgttttttggtgagaaatcaaagtgatcacagattatcattgttttggccctatctcttctagtttccaagataaatggacttttatattttcactcaaaaaatcgattttcattaggaAATAGAAACAATCACAGATTacctttattttggctctatctcttctagtttccaagataaatggacttttatgttttcactcaataaatcGATTTCTATTAGGAaacagaagtgatcacagattatcattattttggctctatctcttctactttccaagataaatggacttttatgttttcactcaaaaaatcgattttcataaggaagtagaagtgatcacagaatatcattattttggctctatctcttctagtttccaagataaataaacatttatgtttttactcaaaaaatcgatttttgatgggaaatagaagtgatcacagattatatttattttggctctatctcttctagtttccaagataaatggacttttgtgttttcactcgaaaaatcgattttcattaggaagtagaagtgatcacagattatcattattttggctctatctcttctagttttcaagataaataaacatttatattttcactcaaaaaatcgattttcattaggaAATAGAAGCAATCACAGATTacctttattttggctctatctctcctagtttccaagataaatggacttttgtgttttcactcaaaaaatcgattttcattaggaaatagaagtgatcacagattatccttattttggctctatctcttctagtttccaagataaatggacttttatgtttttactcaagaaatcgatttttattaggaaaagaagtgatcacagattatccttattttggctctatctcttccagtttccaaaataaatggacttttatgtttttactcaaacaatcgattttcattaggaaatagaagtgatcacagattatccttattttggctctatctcttctagtttccaagataaatagacttttatgttttcactcaaacaatCGAGTTTTTGTAGGAAagagaagtgatcacagattgtaTTTATCTTGGCTCTatatcttctagtttccaaaataaatagacttttatgttttcactcaaaaaatcgtttttcatTGGGagatagaagtgatcacagattatctttattatggctctatctcttctagtttccaagataaatggacttttatgttttcactcaaacaatCGATCTtaattaggaaatagaagttatcacagattatctttattttggctctatctcttctagtttccaagataaatggacttttattttttcactcaaaaaatcgatttttgatggaaaatagaagtgatcacagattatctttattatggctctatctcttctagtttccaagataaatggacttttatgtttttacttaaaaaatcgattttcattaggatatagaagtgatcacagactatctttattttggctctatctcttctagtttccaagataaatatacatttttgttttcactcaaataatcgatagagccaaaataaagataatatgtGATCATTTCTATTtcctaatgaaaatcgattttttgagtgaaaacataaaagtccatttatcttggaaactagaagagatagagccaaaataaagataatctgtgatcacttctatttcctaataaagatcgattgttgagtgaaacataaaagtccatttatcttggaaactagaagagatagagccagaataaagataatctgtgatcacttctatttcctaataaagatcgattttttgagtgaaaacataaaagtccatctatcttggaaactagaagagatagagccaaaataaataatctataatcacttctattttgtaacgaaaatcgaatttttaagtgaaaacataaaagtccatttatcttggaaactagaagagatagagccaaaattttcactcaaaaatcgatttttcgagtgaaaaaataaaagtccatttatcttggaaactagaagagatagagccaaaataaagataatctgtgatcacttctatttcctaataaagatcgattgtttgagtgaaacataaaagtccatttatcttggaaactagaagagatagagccaaaataaagataatctgtgatcacttctatttcttaatgaaaatcgattttttgagtgaaaacataaaagtccatttttcttggaaactagaagagatagagccaaaataaagataatctgtgatcacttctatttcctaatgaaaatcgattttttgagtgaaaacataaaagtccatttatcttggaaactagaagagatagagccataataaagataatctgtgctcacttctatttcccatcaaaaatcgatcttttgagtgaaaacaaactagaagagatagagccaaaataaagataatctgtgatcacttctatttcttaatgaaaatcgattttttgagtgaaaacataaaagtccatttatcttggaaactagaagagatagagccaaaataaagataatctgtgatcacttctatttcctaataaagatcgattgtttgagtgaaaaaattaaagtccatttatcttggaaactagaagagatagagccaaaataaagataatctgtgatcacttctatttcctaataaagatcgattgtttgagtgaaaacataaaagtccatttatcttggaaactagaagagatagccaaaataaagataatctataatcacttctatttcgtaatgaaaatcgattttttgagtgaaaacataaaatatctattgtttgagtgaaaacataaaagtccatttatcttggaaactagaagagatagagccaaaataaagataatctgtgatcaattctatttcctaataaagatcgattgtttgagtgaaaacataaaagtccatttatcttggaaactagaagagatcacTTCGATTTactaatgaaaatcgattttttgagtgaaaacataaaagatctattgtttgagtgaaaacataaaagtccatttatcttggaaactagaagagatagagccaaaataaagataatctgtgatcacttctatttcctaataaagatcgattgtttgagtgaaaacataaaatttattctatcttgagaaactagaagagatcacttcgatttactaaacaaaaaataaaagtccctttatcttggaaactagaagagatagagctaaaataaagataatctgtgatcacttcgatttcctaataaaaatcgattttttgagtgaaaacataaaagtccatttatcttggaaactagaagagatcacttcgatttactaaacaaaaaataaaagttcatttatcttggaaactagaagagatagagctaaaataaagataatctgtgatcacttcgatttcctaataaaaatcgattttttgagtgaaaacataaaagtccatttatcttggaaactagaaaagatagagctataataaagataatctgttatcacttctatttcctaatgaaaatcgattatttaagtgaaaatataaaagtccatttatcttggaaactagaagagataggccaaaataaagttaatctgtgatcacttctatttcctaataaaaatcgatttttgagtgaaaacataaaagtccatttatcttggaaactagaagagatagagccaaaataaagataatctgtgatcacttctgtttccttataaaaatcgatttattgagtgaaaacataaaattccatttatcttggaaactagaagagatagaggcaaaataaagataatctgtgatcacttctatttcccatcaaaaatcgacttttgagtgaaaaaataaaattccatttatcttggaaactagaagagatagagccaaaataaagataatctgtgatcacttctatttcgtaatgaaaatcgattttttagtggaaacataaagtccatttatctgggaaactagaagagatagagccaaaagaaagataatctgtgatcacttctatttcttaaagaaaatcgattttttgagtgaaaacatataagtccatttatcttggaaactagaagagatagagccaaaataaagataatctgtgatcacttctatttcccatcaaaaatctatttttagtggaaacattaaagtccatttatcttggaaactagaagagatagagccaaaataaagataatctgtgatcacttctatttcctaataaaaatcgattttttgagtgaaaacataaagtcctatcttggaaactagaagagatagagccaaaataaagataatctgtaatcacttctatttcctaatgaaaatcgattttttaagtgaaaacataaaagtccatttatcttgaaactagaagagatagagccaaaataaagaatctgtgatcacttctatttcctaataaaatcgatttttgagtgaaaacattaaagtccatttatcttggaaactagaagagatagagccaaaataaagataatctgtgatcacttctatttcttaatcaaaatatcgattttttgagtgaaaacataaaatccatttatcttggaaactagaagagatagagccaaaataaagataatctgtgatcacttctatttcgtaatgaaaatcgattttttagtgaaaaattaaaagtccatttattttggaaactagaagagatagagccaaaataaagacaatctgtgatcacttctatttcctaataaagatcgattttttgagtgaaaacataaaagtccatttatcttgaaaactagaagagatagggccaaaacaatgataatctgtgatcactttgatttctcaacaaaaatcgattcttaaggtgaaaacataaaagtccatttatcttggaaactagaagagatagggccaaaacaatgataatctgtgatcactttgatttctcaacaaaaatcgattttttgagtgaaaacataaaagtccatttatcttggaaactagaagagatagggcgaaaacaatgataatctgtgatcattttgatttctcaccaaaaatcgattttttgagtgaaaacataaaagtccatttatcttggaaactagaagagataggacCAAAacaaagataatctgtgattacttaatttctcaccaaaaatcgactcttagagttaaaacataaaagtccatttatcttggaaactagaagagatagggccaaaacaatgataatctgtgatcactttgatttcccaccaaaaatcgattatttgagtgaaaacataaaagtccaattatcttggaaactagaagagatagggcgaaaacaatgataatctgtgattactttgatttctcaccaaaaatctaatttttgagtgaaaacaagtgcatttatcttggaaactagaagagatttCTTGgtgatttctcaccaaaaatcgactatttgagtgaaaacataaaagtccctttatcttggaaactagaagagatagagccaaaacaatgataatctgtgatcactttgatttctcaccaaaaatcgattttttgagtgaaaacataaaagtccatttatcttgaaaactagaagagatagggccaaaacaatgataatctgtgatcactttgatttctcaacaaaaatcgattcttaaggtgaaaacataaaagtccatttatcttagaaacgagaagagatagggccaaaacaatgatattctgtgatcactttgatttctcaccaaaaaaGTCCATTAATTTTATTCCCAGCAATACTACATATTGTGTTAAAAAGGAATCAAATCTAAAACAGCGattttttactaagaaaaatcGTTACATTTTATTGGACATATTTTTGATATAGTGGCAACTCTTGCAACAGCTGATTTGATGCGAATTTCATACTACAGCGgcaaagctaaacaaaaagacaacatttattgaaattaggaaattttaattgatttgtgaataatttcaatttagattaaaataaataatatgccATCAACGCAACCAAGTATGGAAAATGCACTATCATTCAATCGAGAATGTAATAATCCACGTTTAGAGGAGCACATGCGTTTCATCTGTCCTGAGTGCGGCAAGGAAAATAACACCCAACAGGAATGgcgtaaacatttaaatatccAGCATAGTTACGCTACCAAGACGGTGGAAGATTTTGATTTTAAGGAAATTGATGATAAATATCATGAATGTCAAATATGCATGAAATGGGTGGCAAATGCTCACCAGGCTATAGCATTACTGCAGTATCATCGTTTTCTACATCTGCCCTATGCGCGAACTTATCGCTGTAAACACTGTCCCGGGTCCTTTACGCGTAAGAAAGCTTTATGTGAACATTTGTTTAGGTTTCACAATGGTTTAATAGCTAAATTGGATAATGAACGTAAGTTGCAAGAACTAAAGAGAACTAACGATGAACAAAGTCCTCAGCATAATAGTGAATTTTATATGAAGTTTGTGTGTCCGTTATGTGGTAAAACATTTAATCGTTTTAATATTTGGCAACAGCATATAGATGCGGCGCACAGTGGTACATCAGTGGATTTGCGTTTATTTCGCATACAAAGTACGAAAAACTATTACTGTGCCCAATGTTGCCAAACACTTTACGATGCTCCATCAAAGTCTCAATTGCAGCGCCATAGTTTTACTCATTTACCTCATCCCCTTTATTTTCAATGTGTCTATTGCAAGATTggaaaaagttataaatcagAGGTGCTATTGCATGTAATCAAGTCGCATGCAGAGGAATATGAAAAGTACAAGGAATATATAAGAAAACCCGTAGAATGGGGTGGTCAAGCTAGTAAGGATGTTATAAAAGAATTAGATTTAATATTAGGAACGCAACCAGCTAAACAAACAGATATTCTACAAAAGGCTATACAGGTGAGGGGTtgcaaaaaatgattttttctttataattttaacatttcttgTATTTTAGGATAGTTTTATAAATCTAGAAGAAGAGATagataaagatttaaaataccAACATGAAGTTGCTTTAGATCAAAGTCTCAAAGAACTGgatgatattttaaattctgaaaTCGATCCTAATCTTCAGTTAAGAACTAATGCTAGCGTCAGTGAAAATGAAATAGATGAAGAGGAATTGGAAGTTTTATGCAATGAAATGTTCGAGGAAATTATAGAACAGCCTATAAACCCGGTAACGGAATCATTAACAAAACCGAATAGAAAACGTCTGAAATTAGATTTAACTGCACCGGAAAATGGTCTCAAACTTAATGATTCTTTACagaaagaaatgcaaaagtataTCAATTACCTTTGTCCAGAATGTGGCAATGAATTCGATTCACAATCTGTTTGGCGCTCTCATGTATTTGAGCAACACAATTTAGCCAATGCTGTGGATACGAAATTTCGCGCATTTAATGCCCAAAAAACGGCATATATTTGTTTGGTCTGCTATCAAATACAGCGTACGGCAAAACATTCCGAACTAAGACGTCATCATTTCCAACATATGCCCTATCAGGCCTATTTAAAATGCACCATATGCACAAAAACCAAATCAAGTAAACCCAAAATGCTGCAACATTTACAATTCTCACATCTTAAAGATATACAGAAGACTACAAATGCCATGGCAACAAGTACAAAAACGATGGTGAAAAATTTACGTTGCCTCGACTGTGATAAATTATATGCTCATCAGACAAGATTTGAGACACATTGTCGTCAGTGCCCACAACGTTTGCAACCGCTGGCGGTGGGTCAATATGATAtagagaaaaatatgaaattattggAACATTTACAAAATGCTAGTAGACGTATTGGCAAACTATTGGAGGAGGAGGGTATAGATG
This genomic window contains:
- the LOC111689732 gene encoding uncharacterized protein LOC111689732, with translation MPSTQPSMENALSFNRECNNPRLEEHMRFICPECGKENNTQQEWRKHLNIQHSYATKTVEDFDFKEIDDKYHECQICMKWVANAHQAIALLQYHRFLHLPYARTYRCKHCPGSFTRKKALCEHLFRFHNGLIAKLDNERKLQELKRTNDEQSPQHNSEFYMKFVCPLCGKTFNRFNIWQQHIDAAHSGTSVDLRLFRIQSTKNYYCAQCCQTLYDAPSKSQLQRHSFTHLPHPLYFQCVYCKIGKSYKSEVLLHVIKSHAEEYEKYKEYIRKPVEWGGQASKDVIKELDLILGTQPAKQTDILQKAIQDSFINLEEEIDKDLKYQHEVALDQSLKELDDILNSEIDPNLQLRTNASVSENEIDEEELEVLCNEMFEEIIEQPINPVTESLTKPNRKRLKLDLTAPENGLKLNDSLQKEMQKYINYLCPECGNEFDSQSVWRSHVFEQHNLANAVDTKFRAFNAQKTAYICLVCYQIQRTAKHSELRRHHFQHMPYQAYLKCTICTKTKSSKPKMLQHLQFSHLKDIQKTTNAMATSTKTMVKNLRCLDCDKLYAHQTRFETHCRQCPQRLQPLAVGQYDIEKNMKLLEHLQNASRRIGKLLEEEGIDVASMKLPYK